A stretch of Paludisphaera borealis DNA encodes these proteins:
- a CDS encoding LLM class flavin-dependent oxidoreductase, translating into MITIGITDHLEGPTDRPSAAIFDEVAELARLADRLGARFAWFTEHHAHAHAGHLPTPLLFALHLAGQTRSIRLGTAIICLNLHHPLDVAEQVAVADVLTGGRTAFGFGSGSTPEESRLFGADLTDDPTRQARFTEALQVIRAAWSGDWSEVSPRFFDVPPHRALPVPAVDLPDRCWVAVNSEGSARIAGRLRFNMMFSHLRTPEQYRQYSAAYREAGGAGLIAANRPVFVGPDDRTAFDLAEPALRTIWRRFRQEGKIPAGTPEPTDPSELCGHPINFLVGGPETVARRLLELHAQSPYDVANVEVRWAGLSHEQTLDSLRRLMEDVGPMLERPAPSP; encoded by the coding sequence ATGATCACGATCGGGATCACCGACCATCTCGAAGGACCGACGGACCGGCCGTCGGCGGCGATCTTCGACGAGGTGGCCGAGCTGGCTCGCCTGGCCGACCGACTCGGCGCGCGCTTCGCCTGGTTCACCGAGCACCACGCCCACGCGCACGCCGGACACTTGCCCACGCCCCTGCTCTTCGCCTTGCACCTGGCCGGCCAGACCCGGTCGATCCGCCTGGGGACCGCGATCATCTGCCTCAACCTGCACCATCCGCTGGACGTCGCCGAGCAGGTGGCGGTGGCGGACGTGCTGACGGGCGGCCGGACGGCCTTCGGCTTCGGGAGCGGCAGCACGCCCGAGGAATCCCGCCTGTTCGGCGCCGACCTGACCGACGACCCGACGCGTCAGGCTCGGTTCACCGAGGCGTTGCAGGTCATCCGCGCGGCCTGGAGCGGCGATTGGTCCGAGGTTTCTCCGCGCTTCTTCGACGTGCCGCCGCACCGCGCCCTGCCGGTTCCCGCAGTGGACCTGCCGGATCGCTGCTGGGTCGCCGTCAACAGCGAGGGGTCGGCCCGGATCGCCGGTCGCTTACGATTCAATATGATGTTCTCCCACCTGCGAACCCCCGAGCAATACCGACAGTATTCCGCCGCCTACCGCGAGGCCGGCGGCGCGGGCCTGATCGCCGCCAACCGGCCGGTGTTCGTCGGCCCTGACGACCGCACGGCGTTCGACCTCGCGGAGCCGGCGCTCCGGACCATCTGGCGACGATTCCGGCAGGAAGGGAAGATCCCCGCCGGCACCCCCGAGCCGACCGACCCGTCGGAACTCTGCGGCCACCCGATCAACTTCCTCGTCGGCGGCCCCGAGACGGTCGCCCGCCGCCTCCTCGAACTGCACGCCCAGTCCCCCTACGACGTCGCCAACGTCGAGGTCCGCTGGGCGGGCCTGTCGCACGAACAGACCCTCGACAGCCTTCGCCGCCTGATGGAAGACGTCGGGCCGATGCTGGAGCGTCCGGCCCCATCGCCATAG
- a CDS encoding dipeptidase, giving the protein MNRPPVLLHALLAAALATAAATAQACTSIVVTRGASRDGSVMVTYSADAPFMPRLLRIAGGTHAPGTMVDVRGWEDNEDRGKIPQAERTYTVVGLVNEHQLSLGETTTGGRPELKNRKGQLDYDALMVLVLQRAKTAREAITLVDSLCREYGFGSSGETFSIADKNEAWIMELIGKGPDVKGIVWVAAKVPDGCITAHANLSRITTFPLNDPDNWLYSPDVVTFAIEKGYYKTDSGKPFNYRDAYHPSQSASVRRACAGRVWSIYRRSAPSQNFSDAYYRGAENVEDYPLFIKPDQQLGLHDVMGLMRDHFEGTPYDMTKGPDAGPYCSPMRLRDLAFKVDGKNYMWERPISTQQSGFVIVNQSRQNLPDAVGGLTWFTPDEASTSCFTPFYCAIDALPAPYTTGTYDKFSWESAWWVTNLVSNLTYDRWSRVYPDVQKAQADQEAALLKMQPVIEETAAKLAAADPALAQSFLTNYSVSTAEAVFRRWQDLAHSILTRNVDGYTKDANGHPKAAGYSEEWLRHVVESRPDQFKLPETKKPVETDH; this is encoded by the coding sequence ATGAACAGACCGCCGGTTCTCCTCCATGCGCTTCTCGCCGCCGCGCTGGCGACAGCCGCCGCGACGGCCCAGGCGTGCACCAGCATCGTCGTCACCCGGGGCGCGTCGCGCGACGGCTCGGTCATGGTCACGTACTCGGCCGACGCCCCGTTCATGCCCCGCCTGCTGCGGATCGCCGGAGGGACCCACGCGCCCGGGACGATGGTCGACGTCCGCGGCTGGGAAGACAACGAGGACCGGGGCAAGATCCCCCAGGCCGAGCGGACCTACACCGTCGTCGGGCTTGTGAACGAGCATCAGCTCTCGCTCGGCGAGACGACCACCGGCGGCCGTCCCGAACTCAAGAACCGCAAGGGCCAGCTCGACTACGACGCCCTGATGGTCCTGGTCCTCCAGCGCGCCAAGACGGCCCGCGAGGCGATCACCCTGGTCGACTCGCTCTGCCGCGAGTACGGCTTCGGCAGCTCGGGCGAGACGTTCTCGATCGCCGACAAGAACGAAGCCTGGATCATGGAGCTGATCGGCAAGGGGCCGGACGTCAAGGGGATCGTCTGGGTCGCCGCGAAGGTCCCCGACGGCTGCATCACGGCCCACGCCAACCTGAGCCGGATCACCACGTTCCCGCTCAACGACCCCGACAACTGGCTCTATTCGCCCGACGTCGTCACGTTCGCGATCGAGAAGGGCTACTACAAGACCGACTCCGGCAAGCCGTTCAACTACCGCGACGCCTACCACCCGAGCCAGTCGGCCTCCGTCCGCCGCGCCTGCGCCGGCCGCGTCTGGAGCATCTACCGCCGCTCGGCCCCGAGCCAGAACTTCTCCGACGCCTATTACCGGGGCGCCGAGAACGTCGAGGACTACCCGCTGTTCATCAAGCCCGACCAGCAGCTCGGCCTCCACGACGTGATGGGCCTGATGCGCGACCACTTCGAGGGCACGCCCTACGACATGACCAAGGGACCCGACGCCGGCCCCTATTGCAGCCCGATGCGACTCCGCGACTTGGCCTTCAAGGTCGACGGCAAGAACTACATGTGGGAGCGGCCGATCTCGACCCAGCAGTCGGGCTTCGTCATCGTCAACCAGAGCCGCCAGAACCTCCCCGACGCCGTCGGCGGCCTGACCTGGTTCACCCCCGACGAGGCCTCGACCTCCTGCTTCACGCCGTTCTACTGCGCCATCGACGCCCTGCCGGCCCCGTACACGACGGGAACCTATGACAAGTTCTCATGGGAATCGGCGTGGTGGGTGACGAACCTGGTCTCGAACCTGACCTACGACCGCTGGTCGCGCGTCTATCCCGACGTCCAGAAGGCCCAGGCCGACCAGGAAGCCGCGCTGCTCAAGATGCAGCCGGTGATCGAGGAAACCGCCGCCAAGCTCGCCGCCGCCGACCCGGCCCTCGCGCAGTCGTTCCTCACCAACTACTCGGTCTCGACCGCCGAGGCCGTCTTCCGCCGCTGGCAAGACCTCGCCCATTCGATCTTGACCCGGAACGTCGACGGCTACACCAAAGACGCCAACGGCCACCCCAAAGCCGCCGGCTACTCCGAAGAATGGCTCCGCCACGTCGTCGAGTCGCGTCCCGACCAATTCAAACTCCCCGAGACCAAGAAGCCCGTCGAGACCGACCATTGA
- a CDS encoding CRTAC1 family protein: protein MVEPKRSRRRLGSVAILVFGLVAASAAGIGTSLIKKWTAPTPSRLRPLTYAKRQPMDASGFAVLAGAVQPWSPTATLDEVRTAWTDAAKRFDRSLVLKEAAGLIPQQAKIPLLLTRASLVLSDGEAVAGYDILKRARAIAEAEDHLAATFLPSIVYFQAVAALRRGENDNCIMCRGESSCILPISKAAQHLYPQGSTTAIRHFTEYLERFPDDLEARWLLNVAHMTLGEYPDKVDPRFLVTMDAYAHSEFDIGRFRDVGHKVGVNRLNQAGGAIMEDFDGDGLLDLVVTAFDPLESMAFYHNDGQGGFDDRTAEAGVKGQLGGLFCVQADYDNDGLMDLYVPRGAWISRPIRPSLLRNQGGGVFADVTEKAGLLDPINSNSACWADYDNDGHVDLFVCGERQYNRLYHNKGNGTFEEVGLTAGLQSAWRPMCKGATWVDYDNDGDPDLFLNYLSGMAVLYRNDGKGGFTDASMEMGIDGPLTGFSCWAFDYDNDGWIDIFATSYDRTLRDVVKGLMGKPHERTSNKLYHNIGGERFVDETKSAGLDLCFAAMGSNFADFDNDGYLDFYLGTGEPSYGTLIPNRMFKNVEGRRFAEITASSGTGLLQKGHAVACGDFDRDGDVDIFAQTGGAVNGDKYHNVLFENPGQGRKSLTLRLVGSKTNRAAIGARIKVTIAGPKPLTVHRDVTSGSSFGANTLEQTIGLADASTAAVIEVYWPTSKTTQVFKDVAAGQVIEITEFASDYRKIGVNRTAAGKADVALKK from the coding sequence ATGGTGGAACCGAAACGCTCGCGACGCCGCTTGGGAAGCGTCGCGATTCTCGTCTTCGGCCTGGTCGCCGCCTCCGCGGCGGGGATCGGGACGAGCTTGATCAAAAAGTGGACGGCGCCGACGCCTTCGCGTCTGCGTCCGCTCACCTACGCGAAGCGGCAGCCGATGGACGCCAGCGGCTTCGCCGTCCTCGCCGGCGCGGTCCAACCCTGGTCGCCGACCGCCACGCTGGACGAGGTCCGCACCGCCTGGACCGACGCCGCCAAGCGGTTCGACCGGTCCCTCGTCCTCAAGGAGGCCGCGGGGCTGATCCCTCAACAGGCCAAGATCCCCTTGCTTCTCACCCGGGCGTCGCTCGTCCTTTCCGACGGCGAGGCGGTCGCGGGTTACGACATCCTGAAACGGGCTCGCGCGATCGCCGAAGCCGAAGACCACCTGGCCGCGACGTTCCTTCCGAGCATCGTCTACTTCCAGGCGGTCGCGGCGTTGCGGCGGGGCGAGAACGACAACTGCATCATGTGCCGCGGCGAAAGCTCGTGCATCCTCCCCATCTCCAAAGCCGCGCAGCATCTCTACCCTCAGGGGTCGACCACAGCCATCCGACACTTCACCGAGTACCTCGAAAGGTTCCCCGACGACCTCGAAGCCCGATGGCTCCTCAACGTCGCCCACATGACCCTCGGCGAATATCCCGACAAGGTCGATCCTCGGTTCCTGGTGACGATGGACGCGTACGCCCATTCCGAGTTCGACATCGGCCGGTTCCGCGACGTCGGCCACAAGGTCGGCGTCAACCGATTGAACCAGGCCGGCGGCGCGATCATGGAGGACTTCGACGGCGACGGCCTGCTCGACCTCGTCGTCACCGCGTTCGACCCGCTCGAATCCATGGCCTTTTATCACAACGACGGCCAGGGGGGATTCGACGACCGCACCGCCGAGGCCGGCGTGAAAGGCCAGCTCGGCGGCCTCTTTTGCGTCCAGGCCGATTACGACAACGACGGCCTGATGGACCTCTACGTCCCCCGCGGCGCCTGGATCAGCCGACCGATCCGGCCGTCGCTGCTGCGGAACCAGGGGGGCGGCGTCTTCGCCGACGTCACCGAGAAGGCCGGCCTGCTCGACCCGATTAATTCCAACTCCGCATGCTGGGCCGACTACGACAACGACGGCCACGTCGACCTGTTCGTCTGCGGCGAACGCCAGTACAACCGCCTCTACCACAACAAAGGGAATGGGACCTTCGAAGAGGTGGGATTAACCGCGGGACTCCAAAGCGCATGGCGGCCCATGTGCAAGGGGGCCACGTGGGTCGACTACGACAACGACGGCGACCCCGACCTGTTCCTCAACTACCTTAGCGGCATGGCCGTGCTCTACCGCAACGACGGCAAGGGGGGCTTCACCGACGCCAGCATGGAGATGGGCATCGACGGACCGCTGACCGGCTTCTCGTGCTGGGCGTTCGATTACGACAACGACGGCTGGATCGATATCTTCGCCACCAGCTACGACCGCACGCTCCGCGACGTCGTCAAGGGACTCATGGGCAAGCCCCACGAACGGACGTCGAACAAGCTGTACCACAACATCGGCGGCGAGCGGTTCGTCGACGAAACCAAGAGCGCCGGGCTCGACCTGTGCTTCGCCGCGATGGGGAGCAACTTCGCCGACTTCGACAACGACGGCTACCTCGACTTCTACCTCGGAACCGGAGAGCCGAGTTACGGAACGCTGATCCCCAACCGGATGTTCAAGAACGTCGAGGGCCGACGGTTCGCCGAGATCACCGCCTCCTCGGGCACCGGACTCCTCCAGAAAGGCCACGCCGTGGCCTGCGGCGACTTCGACCGCGACGGCGACGTCGACATCTTCGCCCAGACCGGCGGCGCCGTGAACGGCGACAAATACCACAACGTCCTGTTCGAGAACCCCGGCCAGGGGCGGAAGTCGCTGACGCTCCGGCTCGTCGGCTCCAAAACCAACCGCGCGGCGATCGGCGCCAGGATCAAGGTGACGATCGCCGGCCCCAAGCCGCTGACCGTGCATCGGGACGTCACCTCGGGCAGCAGCTTCGGGGCCAACACCCTGGAGCAGACCATCGGCCTGGCCGACGCTTCCACCGCCGCCGTGATCGAGGTCTACTGGCCCACCAGCAAGACCACCCAGGTCTTCAAGGACGTTGCCGCCGGCCAGGTGATCGAAATCACCGAGTTCGCGTCCGACTATCGGAAGATCGGCGTCAACCGAACCGCCGCCGGCAAGGCGGACGTCGCACTCAAGAAGTAA
- a CDS encoding DUF1501 domain-containing protein — translation MLTLWGPGGAKRYCDGMSRRSFIRVGGLAMGGLNLPGLLEAQAFAGSNSRSGGAGATTKRHKSVIMVYLTGGLAHQDTVDLKPDAPDGIRGEFKPIATKLPGVHVGELLPRTAAVMDKLAIIRSLIGQIDEHSSFQSMTGFPMGISQREGKPHFGSVVSRVQGPVDPVVPPFIDLSPVMQHRPYNTPGPGILGQTFKGARMEGDDLALLRPPSGVAPERFSGRHDLLGQFDGFRRSVDNASVEGMNGFYQQAFDLLTSDKLARALDIEREDPRLRDRYGIGSSKHLGDGAPMWNDQLLIARRLVEAGARCVTLGYGFWDTHGNNFGHLRQVMPLFDQGVSALVEDIYAKGLDQDVTVVVWGEFGRTPKINKDAGRDHWARVNSAILSGGGMKVGQVIGSTDKLGGSAVTRPIHFRDVLATVYHNLGIDPRAFLRDKANRPVTILTPESEPIAELV, via the coding sequence ATGTTGACTCTCTGGGGACCGGGCGGCGCGAAGCGGTATTGCGACGGCATGTCGCGCCGGTCGTTCATCCGGGTCGGCGGCCTGGCCATGGGGGGCCTGAATCTGCCCGGCCTGCTGGAAGCTCAGGCGTTCGCCGGGTCGAACAGCCGGAGCGGCGGCGCCGGCGCGACGACGAAGCGGCACAAGTCGGTCATCATGGTCTATCTCACCGGAGGCCTGGCCCACCAGGACACGGTGGACCTGAAGCCCGACGCGCCCGACGGGATTCGCGGCGAGTTCAAGCCGATCGCGACCAAGCTGCCGGGCGTCCACGTCGGCGAGCTGCTCCCCCGGACGGCCGCCGTCATGGACAAGCTGGCGATCATTCGGTCGCTGATCGGCCAGATCGACGAGCATTCGAGCTTCCAGAGCATGACCGGCTTCCCGATGGGGATTTCCCAGCGCGAGGGCAAGCCGCATTTCGGCTCGGTCGTCTCGCGGGTGCAAGGCCCCGTCGACCCGGTGGTCCCGCCGTTCATCGACCTCTCGCCGGTCATGCAGCACCGGCCGTACAACACGCCGGGGCCGGGCATCCTGGGCCAGACGTTCAAAGGCGCGCGGATGGAAGGCGACGACCTGGCGCTCTTGCGGCCCCCGTCGGGCGTGGCCCCCGAGCGGTTCTCGGGACGTCACGACCTGCTCGGCCAGTTCGACGGCTTTCGCCGGTCCGTCGACAACGCTTCGGTCGAGGGAATGAACGGCTTCTACCAGCAGGCCTTCGACCTGTTGACCTCCGACAAGCTGGCCCGGGCCCTGGACATCGAGCGCGAGGACCCCCGGCTCCGCGACCGCTACGGGATCGGCTCGTCGAAGCACCTGGGCGACGGCGCCCCGATGTGGAACGACCAGCTCCTGATCGCCCGCCGCCTGGTCGAAGCCGGCGCGCGGTGCGTGACGCTCGGCTACGGCTTCTGGGACACCCACGGCAACAATTTCGGCCACCTCCGCCAAGTGATGCCCCTTTTCGATCAAGGGGTCTCGGCGCTCGTCGAGGACATCTACGCGAAGGGCCTGGACCAGGACGTCACCGTCGTCGTCTGGGGCGAGTTCGGCCGGACCCCGAAGATCAACAAGGACGCCGGCCGCGACCACTGGGCGCGCGTCAATTCGGCGATCCTCTCCGGCGGCGGCATGAAGGTCGGCCAGGTGATCGGCTCGACCGACAAACTCGGCGGCTCGGCCGTGACCCGCCCCATCCACTTCCGCGACGTCCTCGCCACCGTCTACCACAACCTCGGCATCGACCCCCGCGCCTTCCTCCGCGACAAGGCCAACCGCCCCGTCACCATCCTCACCCCCGAATCCGAGCCGATCGCCGAATTGGTCTGA